Proteins from one Acidihalobacter prosperus genomic window:
- a CDS encoding MFS transporter translates to MSQPPALETAPVARNQGISPALVLTMAVATGVTVANIYYAQPLLDTLAKAFGVPIHTAGLIVTVTQLGYAAGLMLLVPLGDLVERRGLVVTVTLLTSIALICAALAPNIELFFAASLAIGVTSVVVQILVPFAAHLAADHARGRVVGRVMSGLLLGILLARTVSGLMSDAFGWRSMFWVAAGAMLIQAAVLARVLPRDPGKARVSYPALLRSVLHLLRDEPVLRRRIVYGLCVFASFSALWTALPFLLAAPPYGYSLARIGAFGLLGVAGAMAASFAGHLHDRGHARIATGGFIALVMLAFLLMGAFPHALLALVVGVVVLDLGVQGTQILNQSAIYQLDAAARSRLTTAYMTCYFAGGAAGSAGAAYAYSLAGWVGVSAVGAAAPLLALLFWFSERR, encoded by the coding sequence GTGAGCCAACCTCCTGCCCTCGAAACCGCCCCGGTCGCCCGCAATCAGGGCATCAGCCCGGCCCTCGTACTGACCATGGCCGTCGCAACCGGCGTCACGGTCGCCAACATCTACTATGCGCAGCCGCTGCTCGACACCTTGGCCAAGGCCTTCGGCGTGCCGATTCATACCGCGGGTCTGATCGTCACCGTCACCCAGCTGGGTTATGCCGCCGGCCTGATGCTGCTGGTGCCGCTCGGCGATCTGGTCGAGCGACGCGGGCTGGTGGTGACGGTCACGCTGTTGACCAGCATCGCCCTGATCTGCGCCGCCCTGGCGCCGAACATCGAGCTGTTCTTCGCCGCCTCGCTGGCGATCGGCGTCACCTCCGTGGTGGTGCAGATTCTCGTGCCCTTCGCCGCCCATCTGGCCGCCGATCACGCGCGCGGTCGCGTGGTCGGCAGGGTGATGAGCGGGCTATTGCTTGGCATCCTGCTGGCGCGCACGGTCTCCGGGCTGATGTCCGACGCCTTCGGCTGGCGCAGCATGTTCTGGGTCGCCGCCGGTGCGATGCTGATCCAGGCCGCGGTGCTCGCGCGCGTGTTGCCGCGGGATCCGGGCAAGGCGCGAGTGTCCTATCCGGCATTGCTGCGTTCGGTCCTGCACCTGCTGCGCGACGAGCCGGTGCTGCGCCGGCGCATCGTCTACGGCCTCTGCGTCTTCGCGAGCTTCAGCGCCCTGTGGACCGCCTTGCCCTTCCTGCTGGCAGCGCCGCCCTACGGTTACAGCCTGGCGCGCATCGGTGCCTTCGGCCTGCTCGGAGTGGCCGGCGCGATGGCCGCCTCGTTCGCCGGGCATCTGCACGATCGCGGCCACGCCCGCATCGCCACCGGCGGCTTCATCGCGCTGGTGATGCTGGCTTTCCTGCTGATGGGTGCGTTTCCGCATGCCCTGCTCGCGTTGGTGGTCGGCGTCGTGGTGCTCGATCTTGGCGTGCAGGGGACGCAGATTCTCAATCAGAGCGCGATCTACCAGCTCGATGCGGCCGCGCGCAGCCGCCTGACCACCGCCTACATGACCTGCTATTTCGCCGGCGGCGCCGCCGGATCCGCCGGCGCGGCCTACGCCTACAGCCTGGCCGGCTGGGTTGGCGTGTCTGCGGTTGGCGCAGCGGCGCCGCTGCTCGCGCTGCTGTTCTGGTTCAGCGAGCGGCGCTAG